ACGTAAAATAAGTTTCAACTATAGGAAATTCCAGACAATTCCCCGAAATTTaagatataattattaattaacatataactaatatgtctgtacatatagatatatacatatgtatacaagtaTGTTTATCGATGACGCACTCGGAGGCCAATCGAGCACTGTAAAGAATCACGTTTTACTAAACAATATTCGGaaacgtacatatgtgtgtacgtagaTTTCGGAACAATCGTATGCAAATAAGGTGCGTACTAAGTATTTAACACATattcattattataaaatacgAATACAAACTCAGATATCTTTTTATAACTGTTTAACAATAATCAATTGATTGGCGCCGGggatttttacataatttggAGCAAAAGAAATTCACGCGATCACTTCTTGATCGCTTTGAAGCAAGTCATTGCTTCAATTGTACTTagcaaaatattattacacATTCACGAAATTGTaatatatggggttatatatttatatgaagtcAATTTTGAGTACCGACGCCGTTAAAATAAAGCTGGAAAGTACTAAACTTGATTGTAATAGAACTACAGATATTGTCGCATTTActtatactaaatatatgtatatagtaaatatattatatcgtaaaaattttaacCGCTTACcttaaaataattatctttTTTCGCAACATATTTCACACATTATAACAAACCGAAACTTTATTAGTAATACCTAAATATTATAGAGATAGACAAAGAGAAATTTCTAACAAAACTTGTCAGAAGAATTCGGTTTCACCTTAAATATTAGGTTATGAAATATACGCGTTTCGCTTTtgattcaatgctttataaaaagtgttacagtgatcggatttagttcaaatatgagcCGTTTggttcgataatatgtttccatctagacggcttCATAATACCCACCTCATAGAAGCtctcctccttatttgcgaagatctCGGGGAGCCACGTTTCACAAGCCTATTTCGAGTTCaattttacaccaccaagggcgttcgccatggacaggagcaGATGGTActtacttggcgctatgtccgggttatatggtggatgcgatgaaACCCCCATTCGAGCTCCCATATGTTCTGTTGAGTTATCAACGATGTGtttggtctggcgttgtcctgatggaacactacacccttcctgttgccaattctggacgcttctggtcgatcgcctgcttcaagcggtccagaaTAAAGTGTCTGCTCatagcagctcatagtggatgattcccttccaatcccacaaaACACACAGccaaaccttcctggccgtcaatcccggcttggccactgtttgggacgattcaccggctttcgaccacgaccgttttacttgatattgtcgtatgtgatccatttttcgtcgccagccaccaaccgcttcaaaaatgggtcgagttcgttccatttcagcatcatatcgcaggcgttgattcagtccagaaggtttttttgtcaTTGGACCATTCATCTTATAACGTGGTATCAAACATACATACGGAACGGgagtatttaatttttggatCATTGAACTTACTTATTTGTATCTGTATAATTCCTCATTGCAATTCCCAATATATTCcttgttaattatatttattaatggaTTTCCCATACTTCGTCATAATATACTTTGTgtctacatgcatatacatacatacatttcaccagtaaaacatcaattttatatattaagatataaagCCATTCAAAAGAAGATCATTTAAATGTGGGTTAATCCCacaataaacaacaatagtatttATAAGTACACACAGTATATTGATAGGCTTGTAatcacaatatataaaaatatactagaTAGTTCAAGATGATTATGCACAAAGATGCAGAACTGAATACTCAAAAAAGGGGGGAAATGTATGGCCATATCATTTGGAAATGTTTATGCCTTTTCGGGGAATACATACTTCAACATACGATAATATATTTCCAATCGCGAAAGGTTGATCATTGCAATATGCTGcatctgtaaaaaaataaagtaaaatgtttgAGCTTCATTATGTATTTCCGACGCGACTATGTAGTCATACCGTGGGTATTTCAGCAGTAgtagaaaaaacacaaaaagtataTGCCAATATATTTGAGTATCTTCTGAGGAAAGCtacttgaatttttgaaatatctagAGGGAAATagtaagagagagagaaagttaTAAGAGTACTGTGAGAATCACTGATAACATATTATTATACACGAAGTCATTGTTACCTCTCAACAAATTACTTTACAATAAGTTCAGTTTCAAAGcttttaagaatatataaatgaaatagtaAATTATATATCTTGGATTAATATTCATCCAACTAAATTACGttttattttttgagaaatattaaTTCTGACTTTCATTctgaagtaaaaaattataaacgaagATGTCTTAAGACGCAGTGGTAAATGCTATGATATGGCAACTCTAATGCTATGCCTCTCTTATACACATGCCTCTCACTTACCTGCGCAAAACAGCGCCGATCATACTTGCTTCACTGATTTAATCTGTATGAAAATATCTGAATTGTACTGAGCGCACTCTCTCTCGATCGTCTTTGTTCTTTCCAGCTTTCATAATGCTAGTGTTTGATACGCTTCTGCGTCAGCAGCAAACTGGTTTTTAAAGCTTGGTTCTGTGATGTGATTTTGTCATTCTAAGTCATCTCTTCAAAACGATCGGTTGGTACGACAGCACGCGCTGGTGATTTTATACAGTTTAAAACCAGAAGACAAAAAGCTGTGTAACaacactatatatatgtatatataatatatatatgccgTATCAtcaaagtaaacaataaaaatacaacgaGTTCAAAAACATACGTCAAGGCTGAAAAGACGGAGACGAATATTCATTTGTTGTGAGTGTTATTTTTAGTCATACAAATATGATAAGACATAGCTTCATAGTGTTCTTATGTGGTATTGCACTAACCCAAGCAACGGTATTGAAGCGTATTGTGCCACCAGCAACGCAAGCACCAATCGTTTTGCCCACTATTCCAAGCGGCATCTTTTTACCAGAGTCGCAGATCTTGGCAGCGGCACCAGCCGTTGGTTATGATGATTTCGATGACTATGTGCCATATAAAAGTGATACGATAGATCACTTTTCGTGGTCACTGCTGAAGCTGGTGTTGAATGAAGAGCCGAGCAACGTCATCATATCGCCCTTCTCGGTCAAACTGTCATTGGCGCTGTTAGCTGAAGCTGCTGGAAACGGTTCGCGGACGCAGCAAGAACTCTATAGTTCACTAACGGACATCAGGCAACCGGATAATTTGCGTGGCTTCTACAGAAAAACACTGAACGTGCTTAAGAAGCAAAATCCGTATTTTACATTGAATCTGGAGTCGAAACTTTTCACAGATGTTGCTATTGAACCGCAACAACGTTACGCCGCCATGCTGCATAGCTACTATCAGACAGACATTGAGCGTTTGGATTTTACGAAAGGTAGCGATTCGGCATATGTGATCAACAGTTGGTGCAACAATGTTACGCATGGTCGCTTGACGCAACTCGTCAATGAGGGCAATGTACAGAATAATATTTTGCTTATGGCAAATGTGCTGTACTTCAATGGTCTATGGCGTACACCATTCAACAACACTTTCGAAGGTGTTTTCTTCAATACACCAAAGAGACAAATGCGCGCCGACTTTATGGAACTGACCGATTTCTTCTATTACTATAACGATGTCACATTAGATGCGAAAATCTTGCGATTACCCTATAAGGGAAAGAAGTTCTCCATGTTTATTTTGTTGCCGAAGACAATGGGTAACATCGATGTGCTAACACAGAATTTGGCCAATGACAAATTGAAACGTATGCAATGGGATATGGAGGCCGTCAAGGTGAAGGTAACAATGCCTAAATTCAGATTTAATTTTGACAAGAACTTGAAACCGACACTGCAAGATTTGGGCATCAAAGACATTTTCACGACTGAGGCTTCGTTGCCGGGTTTGGACCGCGGTACGGCGGTTGCTGGCTTATTAAAGGTGTCGAATATATTCCAAAAAAGTGGTATTGAAGTGAATGAGAAAGGCACCGAAGCGTTTGCTTCAACGGTCATAGAGATTGACAACAAATTCGGCGGTACACCGCTCATCGAAGAGTTCAACGTCAATCAGCCGTTTATTTTCTTCATTGAAGAAGAAACTACTGGCAATATAATTTTCgctggtaaagtactggagccGAGAGTTTGAAAGGggtgatatttatatatgtgtgtagccTATGCATATTACaaggaaataatttgaaatcacAAAACGTGAGTGGCATATAATggacgaaaaaaattaataatcataCAACGAGCCATattattaagaaattatttttaattttgcgttAAAAATACCTATATGTGTACTTATTCATATAAGTAAGTCATGTGTGCAATCACTTCATCAGCCgactaatttgtaaaatttgaaatattttatttaaaatatttttactcaatttgtGATAagttcataataaaataaataatataaaaattaaaagtaaagaaataaatttgatattttttctcaaaGAATTCTTCGTAAAAAAATTCAACAGAGCAATAAAAGCTTTTTATAGTCCAAAGTCTGATGAATATTGTTTTAAAAGAGAGCGAATAAACTGAAAATTTACAGTTTAACTGAACTAAAACTAGCTCAGCTTAATCTAAATATAAGCAGCTGGTtaggaaatatttataattcgtAATACTTAATGAGATCATCTATTTGACATAATAGAGATATTTCATACATTACGACTGTTCATATTAACTGTCACTACTCTTCGAACTCATCAATCTTACTTTTTAAACGCCATGGTGTTTATATGGTGTATATTCTTaaagatgtaatattttttagaggACTAGATGTCAAAGAAaacttgtttgtttgtgttatttCATGTTAGGTTCCAGAGATCAGTTCGAAACTAATATTCGACACTATTATAGCAAGATAAGCCCAGTTATGTTGAATGGGCTGgtacaaaatattttcgtttatctatactactattgaaaagaggaaagatttgtttgtatgtttgtaatgcataaactaaaaaactactgtgtcgatttcaaaaattattccaccattggaaagctacattcacctcgagtaacataggctatttttattgttagaatctcaactttctggaaatagttctcacgtgagggtatcaaaaaagctgcgtgatggagaatcttaatctgaaactgaaaattgtcatgcaagtcattctcttcgcatcgcaatctgcttgctgaacaaaatttcaaaacctgccaagtacgccgttgagagtcgagtacggagcgtgtgcagcggcttgaagaacaaaatattagaaatatacaagctcgcaatAGGGAGTCGAaatctgagcgttcccaacgccttcataatcagagacaAAGACAATGGTCATCAACGCCTAGATTTTTACCCTAATAAGATCAGTTTACACAGTCCACGATCATACGATTACATCCAATAATTGGAAAAAGTTTATGGACCAAATTTaacaaattcttttttttcacGATGtgtacattattttatttcttatatttcttataaaaaaaaattataatcagcAATTAATGAAGCTTTCAAGGTAATTATTTTGTgtcacaataatatttttttgttctgtaattaattataatataattccaGTGATAATTTGAGTGTGGTTTTGCACTGATAGCTAGAGTTTTGTACCTTACATTctgaaattacataaaatatatgtgcaaAAAAGTGAATACATGTATCTGACTATGCACTATACAGCTTtagcaataataattattactatAATTATTTATGTGTAATAAAGTAACGTTTGGCCCTAAAAACCTTTTCAAACAAACTGCTACATCTATGAGCAAAAAAACTTTCaatcagtaaaaaaatatttatttatttattttaggcgCAATTATTTGTTTCAGCTGTGAGCTCACTAAAAATATTGCTGAACAGAAGCTACAACAAAAGCATCTCCCAAAGGTTTTCCCTACTGCGTAGCATAATTTTTCGTTCATAAAACTTCCATAAAAATGCATATGTAACTAATGGGCATATGGAAATACCGAAATCACGCGTGACCGCTCACTTAAGCGGCGATGCTTTTTAGTTTTTCTCTGAAAGAGACTCATCTCTCGTAATGATGGTGACACCAAAACGATGCTCTTTCAGCACTAATACACTCAAAGGTGCTTACTTGTACATTTGAGGCTTGTTTTGAAGTGTTGCTGTTTATTTTGATGCTCGAATGAAATATTTACAGAAAAACAACCATATATTTGTAACGAAAGATGGCACACATTATGCATATTCACCACAAATTCgtgacaattttgtttttgttagtgttCAGCGTATATTTCTCAATGGTACTTCTCGTATGGAGAAAGCTCCAGTTGTCACTGGAGTGCACTGTGCATATTTCAACTGTGAAAGTTTCTTTTAAAATCAttcagtttttataattttttgacgttctttttacttttgccaaaaataaaatgagCAGTTAGTTAACTATAaagtaaaaatcattaaaaaacttttaacgcgctaaaattttatttatattttcaatttgaatttttttctcgctttaaatgtaaatgaacgcTTATATCCAAAAGACTCCACTTGAAAGAAACTCTTAATTCaagtattatacatatttgctcTTCTAATAATAGAGCATTTGACaacacaaaatatacatacttgtCACGCtctaaaaaacaagaaaatttaaaaattaagtacgatatttttgtgaatgttataaaattcaatttttttgtgatttctcTACTCATTATATTTGAAATCTGTGCTGTTGTCAATTCGTAGTCAAACACACCTTCTGTAGCTTAGATAAACGAGTTGCATCAGACATATCGTTACGCCTTAGTTAGCGAAAATAGTTGACAAATTATATTGCTTCCGTTAAAAGCGCGAGAAGGTACAGGTTAGTAAAACTGTGCTTGATTAGAGTtcgtttttgataaaaaaattcatcatcGTACTTAAGggtgtggtaattttggaaaacgACTAATCCCGCATGAACTGACGACGATTTTTGTACtgtcgcaacaaagttgataagagagtattatagataTATTCACCTGACGCTTTTGAAaatggaccattgccacgcccacaaaatgccgaaaaccgaaaacatataaaatgtcataactaaaccataaataaagatataaatgtaaaatttggtataatggATCGCAATAAGAAGGGACATATCTCGATGTATTTTTTTAGGTGGGCGTGGCACTGCCCCTAAATAAGTGTTTgtgtatatctcgcaaacaaaaaaaagctaTACATACCCCATTTACacaccacctcccatacaaaggttgtgttgaaatcactaaattaaattaaattaggttaggttgtaaggcagTTTCCCAAAGGgtaaacacacgtagactttaaaatatagtcctttgtgaagcctagatcccccttagattaacaaagtaggagtcgacaaagcgccctgaacctactacaaatctgcagagattcttaacctctatattcgctatttcgcgagcctgttcTAAAAGGTGAGATGCAAGAAATATCTTTCTTGATCtagcaaaggcgggacattccagaagaaagtgatgagatgattccatctcatcctcctccacgcagcttctacagctagcatccggtaagatttaatcgtggatcccaatggggcaatggccagtaagaacccctacgattTAGGAGAGGTGAGGTCTATTTAGGGCGAAAAGTTCAGTAGACCTACCCCGGGTAACCTCAGGCCAGAAGGATTTTGCGACTAAGCGTGTGTTGGTAACTGtccagcgcctacccagctcagccgaagcccatctgtccaatagcagaccgcagtaggacaatggtgctcctacatgcttccatgcttctaatagtgagtccgtcgtcctgaccttgcaagctcatcagccttacaattccccgcgattccgaagtggccaggaacccagactagtctaattgaaaagtataacgatgccaccgacagtgaggataggcattccttaaccaaccctgAGCGCATGTTCAATGGACTCagagctagtatcgccgctttactatccgagtggatcaCCACCTCCCTAATGGTTGTTGCACTTCGAAGCAGTATATCCATCGCTGCTTTAATAGCttccacttccgcttgaaaaacgctgcagtaatcgggaagcctgaaactaaggttgatgcgAAGCTCTCGACAGTAAACTCCCCCGCCAACCTTTCCCgccaacttcgacccatccttgaagaagctcaccgcgccTCGCCTCCAGTGACTCCCAAACGTCCCTTGAGGGAATAAGAGCAGTGAAATTGTTGCCAGGGGTGTGCTCGGAGGCATGGAGGTGATCCAATGACCTCGGAATGAAGCTGAAGTGTGTGAGGATACTTGAGTGCCCAGGCACGCACTCGTCTGAAaactcggattccccaagtctaaCAGCCGCTTTCGCAGCCAAGCACCATCCAGCTATATCCACGGGTACTATATGCAGTAAGGCGTTAAGTGCCAAGGTTGGTGTCGTTCGG
This portion of the Zeugodacus cucurbitae isolate PBARC_wt_2022May chromosome 3, idZeuCucr1.2, whole genome shotgun sequence genome encodes:
- the LOC105212553 gene encoding serine protease inhibitor 27A-like, yielding MIRHSFIVFLCGIALTQATVLKRIVPPATQAPIVLPTIPSGIFLPESQILAAAPAVGYDDFDDYVPYKSDTIDHFSWSLLKLVLNEEPSNVIISPFSVKLSLALLAEAAGNGSRTQQELYSSLTDIRQPDNLRGFYRKTLNVLKKQNPYFTLNLESKLFTDVAIEPQQRYAAMLHSYYQTDIERLDFTKGSDSAYVINSWCNNVTHGRLTQLVNEGNVQNNILLMANVLYFNGLWRTPFNNTFEGVFFNTPKRQMRADFMELTDFFYYYNDVTLDAKILRLPYKGKKFSMFILLPKTMGNIDVLTQNLANDKLKRMQWDMEAVKVKVTMPKFRFNFDKNLKPTLQDLGIKDIFTTEASLPGLDRGTAVAGLLKVSNIFQKSGIEVNEKGTEAFASTVIEIDNKFGGTPLIEEFNVNQPFIFFIEEETTGNIIFAGKVLEPRV